A section of the Raphanus sativus cultivar WK10039 unplaced genomic scaffold, ASM80110v3 Scaffold1184, whole genome shotgun sequence genome encodes:
- the LOC130503858 gene encoding serpin-Z2-like → MDNTKMKEKVGKSQVGDFSIQETNPKKKQKLSESQVIPTPTLSKFDLLVAIEKQNDVAMCLAGKVLSTQAKNTNLVFSPASINAALIMAANRPGEEETVRSFILSFLSSSSTNELNAVFGEICSVVLADGIASGGPKITAVNGVWIDQSLPVDSSWKDLLVNFFKAEFAQVDFGTKAEIVRKEVNAWVLRHTNNLIEDILPRGSVTKLTQWIYANALYFKGSWEDKFENNLTKDRPFYLLNGGSVSVPFMRSYANQYVKAYDGFKVLRLPYKQGRDDGHRKFSMYFYLPDKRDGLDNLLKRLTSTHGFLDRHIPRYKDLVGEFRIPKFKIEFGFEASKAFGDIELNMSLYQKAFIEIDEVGTEAAAATCVVLTTGSSAYVPERIDFVADHPFLFLIREDKTGTVLFVGQIFNPSKSSSE, encoded by the exons ATGGATAACACAAAGATGAAAGAAAAAGTTGGTAAATCACAAGTCGGAGATTTTTCTATCCAAGAGACGAAtccaaagaagaaacaaaaacttaGTGAATCACAAGTAATCCCAACACCTACTCTATCGAAGTTTGATTTGTTAGTAGCGATTGAGAAGCAAAACGACGTGGCCATGTGCCTTGCGGGGAAAGTACTCTCAACCCAAGCCAAAAATACTAACTTGGTCTTTTCACCGGCATCAATAAACGCCGCGCTCATCATGGCGGCTAATAGGccaggagaagaagaaacagtaAGATCCTTTATCCTCTCCTTCCTTAGTTCTTCCTCAACAAACGAGCTCAACGCTGTGTTCGGTGAGATCTGTTCTGTGGTTCTCGCAGACGGTATTGCAAGCGGTGGCCCTAAAATCACGGCAGTCAATGGTGTCTGGATCGATCAATCACTTCCTGTTGATTCCTCATGGAAGGATCTCTTAGTAAACTTCTTCAAAGCTGAATTCGCTCAAGTCGACTTCGGTACAAAG GCAGAAATAGTGCGTAAGGAGGTTAATGCGTGGGTTTTACGTCACACAAATAATCTCATCGAAGATATTCTTCCTCGAGGATCCGTGACAAAACTAACCCAATGGATTTATGCAAATGCATTGTACTTCAAAGGATCTTGGGAAGACAAGTTTGAAAATAATCTGACTAAAGACAGACCATTTTACCTTCTTAATGGCGGATCAGTCTCGGTGCCTTTCATGAGAAGCTATGCGAACCAATATGTAAAGGCTTATGATGGTTTCAAGGTCCTCAGGCTCCCTTATAAGCAAGGCCGTGATGATGGCCACCGCAAATTCTCAATGTACTTCTATCTACCTGACAAAAGAGATGGATTGGATAATCTTTTGAAGAGATTAACATCTACTCATGGATTTTTAGACCGTCACATTCCGAGATACAAAGATCTAGTTGGTGAATTCAGAATTCCAAAATTTAAGATCGAATTTGGGTTCGAAGCTTCAAAGGCTTTTGGTGATATTGAGCTTAATATGTCACTGTACCAAAAAGCTTTTATTGAGATCGATGAAGTTGGTACTGAAGCCGCAGCTGCTACTTGCGTGGTGCTCACAACTGGCTCGAGCGCTTATGTGCCGGAGAGGATAGATTTCGTGGCAGATCAtccatttctttttttgattAGAGAAGACAAAACTGGAACTGTTTTGTTTGTCGGACAAATTTTCAATCCTTCCAAATCTTCTTCTGAATAG